In Plasmodium vinckei vinckei genome assembly, chromosome: PVVCY_13, a single genomic region encodes these proteins:
- a CDS encoding myosin C, putative, with the protein MESTSKCVIGTKIFIRHKEKVWISAEIIKEDTDIIVKTDDDEIVNLKEGDEFFLRNTDIFNSNGLSAPPDLTKLTHLHEASVLHSLNIRFDIDEIYTFTGPILIAVNPFKQIKNLYSDNILEKHIQPIKSKSPHIFATSNSAYLGMCKNNKSQTILISGESGAGKTESTKYVMKFLACAGSDIKKRSLIESQVLESNPLLEAFGNAKTLRNNNSSRFGKYIELHFDICNNGYVKGKLYGAKILTYLLEKVRVCDQQEGERNYHIFYQLCSAVQYYKSNKLSLKNDDNGDNDEYYYFPSCNKFKQKENVREIKIDLKRFKDHMNFRYLTKSSVYELNDINELEEFEATVYAMQVVGIDENEQNQIFKILEGILYIGNILFDNDDNKEESSILESTYEDLKNASYLLDIDIDTLKDALCYKTIIANNEHFKKPVTSAMASDIRDALARAIYGCLFLKLVERTNESIGLIKDVNLFCGVLDIFGFESFPLNSFEQLCINYTNECLQYFFNNFIFKCEEKLYIEEGIKWSSLDFPDNKDCVNILQSKPFGIFCMLDEESFIPGGKDRTFCNKIISKHVNNKRFESIKTDPNSFIIVHFAGKVVYNSCGFLEKNKDQLSDDAQNVLLQSHNEYIHNLFKKYLRRSSEKKRFATVSSEFKQQLDVLMTRINQTEPHFIRCIKPNSKNLPDIFERHSVNEQLKYGGVLQAIKVSRAGYPVRLTHQNCINEYYILLTKEEKTNFNKYYNDKSLSEKANYILSRLENRNKIQDYIKSLKLIRQKENQENIFYGSVLKKKCSKNSNLIEKENSLVNDIVEDDKFIWSVGKTLCFFKIEAYNILLTMRQDFRSLNAVIIQKNYKCYIEKKKYKLLRKKIITIQRWIRSILITLKKKKLMIANATELICSYIYAYAIRKRFLYKRKCAIIIQSAFRGYLVKRSYKIYRQNYYASKIQAIWKSKKERIRYLKLIESTKKIQLKWKGILARRQLRRLKEEAKEVGALLTKNQDLMNELKNEKSEKVEIESKLLKASANAQKLTKRIEVLEQINKNNETLIKSLIEKVENLSLKQKEENVEKKTSHEKKASHENKANFSDNNEVNGKKDSVPNHNVSKLLDKIKKLEIQNEEYVKKNALLNERYNKMLNILSYFKGKHNLISESKEQNIPNSVKKEYSDMINNMMYNGMYDKNLIENKSVTNHTPSILKKTKEFVDNSLAKLRGEYKSSTKYGNKTRDNVIDILICGPKGVGKTSLMEDLFVRLGDENNLNILRKKNKKKEIDNINHAIYNEYIVNHKLSQIKIVDCGYSDNTNSEETLFEYIKNSVCIIIVFDSTNKDSIIPALHLLQEASLINVKKSTKLYLLENIFNEKINLNPNVNDVSYAQKVSKTCNATYIRALDIYDIVNDHVNRMTTNSSYFLNNFISGERISKEMHTHSNHFNTHNNNDTNMVGQSETDNYRWNQNESSYKEYINNGNSVILDKADTYFQYFNNGDKVEEDDKKKLLHQQSTTVSVRDIQDMENAENMNYLKKESNIYREGCDKYFTNFGKKKQVVQLLRESLPHNNYVYNSKKYNAELGRGLQPVYEIMIKGNVPITYLCIGQNSINKNYTILAAGCKDGIIYIYKCFRTKMEQSENFQTRAQGDKVINSSNRVEGIVRSRKRENLQNDETNNSELSSSEEQNENNTIEYINESIKDESSFTLSEDNSMSTVLLSKLSGHKKAITCLVFSFSEDKIISSSIDRTIKIWEVSTGFLLKVFSDSSATLSVLLFPTNLDIFLCSNCTSLLRIVNLNSGQVYQKIKVESEIRALEMDYTCLNIFAGSKNGTIYLLECLYNERVEIKFRFLFSLLPITCIKFVPRKYIHTPPTIIVNSCDNHIGIIECMYGNKGIITNLSVKHRIRINHALLPIRSCYTKFGGGWLVSGSEDGNIYVCSLLPQSNYKLILLKHHKAPVMSVVVNDIDTLMVSGDSKGNIVFWRRSVM; encoded by the exons ATGGAATCTACAAGTAAATGTGTTATTGGAaccaaaatatttattaggcacaaagaaaaa GTATGGATAAGTGCagaaattataaaagagGATACAGatattattgtaaaaaCTGACGATGATGAAATTGTGAATTTAAAAGAAGGAGATGAATTCTTTCTTCGCAATACAG ATATATTCAATTCTAATGGCTTGTCTGCACCTCCGGATTTAACAAAACTGACACACCTCCATGAAGCGTCAGTTTTGCATAGTTTAAATATTCGATTTGACATCGATGagatatatacatttactGGTCCGATACTTATCGCAGTGAATCCATTTAAACagattaaaaatttatattccGATAATATATTAGAGAAGCATATTCAGCCTATTAAATCTAAAAGTCCTCATATTTTTGCTACATCTAATAGTGCATATTTAGGAatgtgtaaaaataataaatcccaaacaatattaataagTGGTGAATCAGGTGCTGGAAAAACAGAATCaacaaaatatgttatGAAATTTTTAGCATGTGCGGGTtcagatataaaaaaaagatctTTAATAGAGTCGCAAGTTTTAGAAAGTAATCCATTGTTAGAAGCATTTGGTAATGCAAAAACattaagaaataataattcgaGTCGTtttggaaaatatatagaactacattttgatatatgtaataatggATATGTAAAGGGAAAACTATATGGTGCTAAGATATTAACTTATCTTTTAGAGAAAGTTAGAGTATGTGATCAACAAGAGGGGGAAAGAAATTACCACATATTTTATCAGCTTTGTAGTGCTGttcaatattataaaagtaACAAATtgagtttaaaaaatgatgacaATGGTGATAATGatgaatattattactttcCATCTTGtaacaaatttaaacaaaaggaaaatgtgagagaaataaaaatagatttGAAAAGATTTAAGGATCATATGAATTTTCGTTATTTAACAAAATCAAGTGTTTATGAGTTAAACGATATTAATGAGTTGGAAGAGTTTGAAGCAACTGTTTATGCTATGCAAGTTGTAGGGATAGATGAGAATGAACAGaatcaaatttttaaaattttagaggggatattatatattggtaatatattatttgataatGATGATAACAAAGAAGAATCAAGTATTTTAGAATCAACATATGaggatttaaaaaatgcatcTTATTTATTAGACATAGATATAGACACATTAAAAGATGCATTATGTTATAAAACTATAATAGCTAATAATGAGCATTTCAAAAAGCCAGTTACTTCAGCAATGGCTAGTGATATACGTGATGCTTTAGCTAGAGCTATTTATggttgtttatttttaaagttaGTTGAAAGAACAAATGAATCAATAGGTTTAATAAAAGatgtaaatttattttgtggTGTTTTAGATATATTTGGTTTTGAATCATTTCCATTAAATTCTTTTGAAcaattatgtataaattatacaaaCGAATgtttacaatatttttttaataattttattttcaaatgtgaagaaaagttatatatagaaGAAGGAATAAAATGGAGTTCATTAGATTTTCCAGACAATAAAGAttgtgtaaatatattacaaagTAAACCGTTTGGAATATTTTGTATGCTTGATGAAGAAAGTTTTATACCTGGTGGTAAGGATAGAAcattttgtaataaaataatttcaaagcatgttaataataaaagatttGAATCTATAAAAACCGATCCAaatagttttattattgtacATTTTGCTGGAAAAGttgtatataattcatgtgggtttttagaaaaaaataaagatcaACTTTCAGATGATGCccaaaatgttttattacaaagtcataatgaatatatacataatttatttaaaaaatatttaagaaGAAGTTCTGAAAAGAAAAGATTTGCAACAGTTTCTAGTGAATTTAAACAACAGTTAGATGTATTAATGACACGAATAAATCAAACAGAACCACATTTTATTAGATGTATAAAAccaaattcaaaaaatttaccAGATATATTTGAAAGACATTCTGTAAATGaacaattaaaatatggTGGTGTATTACAAGCTATTAAAGTTAGTAGAGCTGGATATCCAGTTCGATTAACACATcaaaattgtataaatgaatattacatattattaacaaaggaagaaaaaacaaattttaataaatattataatgataAGTCATTGTCTGAAAAAgctaattatattttatctaGATTAGAAAAtcgaaataaaatacaagaCTATATTAAATCACTTAAACTTATTAGACAAAAAGAGAAtcaagaaaatatattttatggatctgtattaaaaaagaagtgttctaaaaattcaaatttaattgaaaaagaaaatagcCTTGTTAATGATATAGTTGAGGATGATAAGTTTATATGGTCTGTCGGTAAAactttatgtttttttaaaatcgaagcatataatattttactaaCTATGCGACAAGATTTTCGAAGTCTTAATGCAgttataatacaaaaaaattataaatgttacattgaaaaaaaaaaatataaattattaagaaaaaaaattattactataCAAAGATGGATAAGAAGCATACTAATCactttaaagaaaaaaaaattaatgatagCAAATGCAACAGAATTAATatgttcatatatatatgcatatgcaaTAAGAAAacgatttttatataaaagaaaatgtgctattattattcaatCAGCTTTTCGAGGATATTTAGTAAAAAGGtcatacaaaatatatagacaaaattattatgcaAGTAAAATACAAGCAATATGGAAATCAAAGAAAGAAAGAATTagatatttaaaattaatagaatcaacaaaaaaaattcaattaAAATGGAAAGGAATATTAGCAAGAAGACAATTAAGAAGACTGAAAGAGGAGGCAAAAGAAGTTGGTGCTTTACTTACAAAAAATCAAGACTTAATGAATGAGctgaaaaatgaaaaatcaGAAAAAGTTGAAATTGAaagtaaattattaaaagcTTCTGCAAATGCtcaaaaattaacaaaaagaaTAGAAGTACTTGAACagattaataaaaataatgaaacacTTATAAAAAGTTTGATAGAAAAAGTGGAAAATCTTTCActaaaacaaaaagaagaaaatgtcgaaaaaaaaacatctcatgaaaaaaaagcatCCCATGAAAACAAAGCGAATTTTagtgataataatgaagttaatggaaaaaaagatTCTGTTCCAAATCATAATGTGTCAAAGCTtttagataaaataaaaaaattagaaatacaaaatgaggaatatgtaaaaaagaATGCTTTACTAAATGAgagatataataaaatgttgAATATATTGTCATATTTTAAAGGGAAACATAATCTAATTAGTGAATCAAAAGAACAGAATATTCCCAATAGTGTAAAGAAAGAATATTCTgatatgataaataatatgatgtATAATGGAATGTATGACAAAAATTtgatagaaaataaatctGTGACTAATCATACACCTTCGATATTGAAAAAGACAAAAGAATTTGTTGATAATAGTTTAGCAAAACTTCGAGGGGAATATAAAAGTTCAAcaaaatatggaaataaaacaaGAGATAATGTTATAGACATTTTAATATGCGGACCAAAAGGAGTAGGGAAAACAAGTTTGATGGAAGATTTATTTGTAAGACTTggtgatgaaaataatttaaatattttaagaaaaaaaaataaaaaaaaagaaattgataatattaatcatgctatttataatgaatatatagtTAATCATAAATTAtctcaaataaaaatagtagaTTGTGGATATTCTGATAATACAAATTCAGAAGAAACactttttgaatatataaaaaattcagtttgtattattattgtatttGATTCTACAAATAAAGATTCGATCATACCAGCTTTACATCTATTACAAGAAGCATCACTTattaatgtaaaaaaaagtacaaaattatatttattagaaaatatttttaatgaaaaaatcaATTTAAATCCAAATGTGAATGATGTTTCATATGCACAAAAAGTTTCAAAAACATGTAATGCTACTTATATTAGAGCTTTAGATATTTATGATATAGTAAATGACCATGTAAATAGAATGACAACAAATTCgagttattttttaaataattttatatctgGTGAAAGAATTTCAAAAGAAATGCATACTCATTCAAATCATTTTAATacacataataataatgacaCTAATATGGTTGGGCAATCAGAAACAGATAATTATCGTTGGAATCAAAATGAAAGTAGTTACAAAGAATATATCAATAATGGAAACAGTGTCATACTTGATAAAGCAGatacatattttcaatatttcaACAATGGGGATAAAGTTGAAGAAgacgataaaaaaaaattgttacaCCAACAAAGTACGACAGTCTCGGTTAGGGATATACAGGATATGGAAAATGCggaaaatatgaattacTTAAAGAAGGAGAGCAATATTTATCGAGAAGGTTGTGATAAgtattttacaaattttggaaaaaaaaaacaagttGTTCAACTTTTACGTGAATCATTACctcataataattatgtttataatagtaaaaaatataatgcaGAGTTGGGAAGAGGATTACAACCTGTTTATGAAATAATGATCAAAGGTAATGTGCCTAtcacatatttatgtataggTCAAAATtcgataaataaaaattatacaatatTAGCAGCAGGATGTAAAGAtggaataatatatatatataaatgttttaGAACAAAGATGGAACAAAgtgaaaattttcaaacaCGTGCTCAAGGAGATAAAGTAATAAACAGTTCTAATCGTGTAGAAGGGATTGTGAGAAGtagaaaaagagaaaatttacaaaatgatgaaacaaataatagtGAATTAAGTAGTTCGGaagaacaaaatgaaaataatacaatcgaatatattaatgaaagTATAAAAGATGAATCATCATTTACATTATCAGAAGATAATTCAATGTCAACagttttattatcaaaattatcaGGACATAAAAAAGCTATAACATGCTTagtattttcattttcagaagacaaaataatatcatcTTCTATTGATagaacaataaaaatatgggaAGTAAGTACAGggtttttattaaaagttTTTTCTGATTCATCTGCAACATTAtctgtattattatttccaacAAATctagatatatttttatgttcaAATTGTACATCTCTTTTACGGATagtaaatttaaatagtgGGCAAGTTTATCAGAAAATTAAAGTAGAAAGTGAAATTAGAGCATTAGAAATGGATTATACatgtttaaatatatttgccGGATCTAAAAATGgaactatatatttattagaatgtttatataatgaacgagtagaaataaaatttcgATTTCTTTTCTCGTTATTGCCTATTACTTGTATTAAATTTGTAcctagaaaatatattcatactCCACCAACTATTATTGTAAATTCATGTGATAATCATATTGGAATTATTGAATGTATGTATGGAAATAAAGGAATTATAACAAACCTATCTGTTAAGCATAGGATAAGAATAAATCATGCCCTTTTACCTATTCGAAGTTGTTATACTAAATTTGGTGGTGGATGGCTTGTTTCTGGATCCGAAGatggaaatatttatgtttgtTCTCTTCTTCCGCAATCCAATTATAAGCTCATCCTTTTGAAGCATCACAAG gcACCGGTTATGTCAGTAGTGGTAAACGACATAGACACACTAATGGTATCAGGAGATTCAAAGGGGAATATCGTTTTTTGGAGAAGATCAGTgatgtaa